The Vicia villosa cultivar HV-30 ecotype Madison, WI linkage group LG1, Vvil1.0, whole genome shotgun sequence genome includes a region encoding these proteins:
- the LOC131643777 gene encoding transcription factor bHLH30-like encodes MIQEDQGQCSSQTMNNFETYQQEQFLLHQQQLMRQQNSFSFPADHQPILQQPWSSMSMQQFHVHDPFVIPQQQTSSSPYASLFNRSSRVPSLQFAYDHHHHGGSEQHLRIISDTLHQHGSFGGLQYQGGDVGKMSAQEIMEAKALAASKSHSEAERRRRERINNHLAKLRSLLPSTTKTDKASLLAEVIQHVKELKRQTSLISETCQVPTECDELTVDAANDEDDEEYGNGNKFILKASLCCDDRSDLLPELIKTLKALRLRTVKADITTLGGRVKNVLFITGEDHDHEYCISSIQEALKGVMEKSVGDESASGSVKRQRTNIISISN; translated from the exons ATGATACAAGAAGATCAAGGCCAGTgttcatctcaaacaatgaacaacTTCGAAACCTATCAACAAGAACAGTTTCTTCTTCACCAACAACAACTCATGAGGCAACAAAACAGCTTCTCTTTCCCAGCTGATCATCAACCAATCTTGCAGCAACCATGGTCATCCATGTCTATGCAACAATTCCATGTCCATGACCCTTTTGTTATCCCTCAACAACAAACCTCATCATCACCCTATGCAAGTTTGTTCAACAGATCTTCTAGGGTTCCGTCTCTTCAGTTTGCAtacgatcatcatcatcatggagGGTCTGAACAGCATCTTAGGATCATATCTGATACACTTCACCAACATGGATCTTTTGGTGGACTTCAATATCAAGGTGGTGATGTTGGAAAGATGAGTGCTCAAGAAATCATGGAGGCTAAAGCTCTTGCTGCTTCAAAAAGTCATAGTGAAGCTGAGAGAAGACGCAGAGAGAGAATCAATAATCATCTTGCTAAGCTTCGTAGCTTGTTGCCAAGCACAACCAAA acGGATAAAGCATCATTGCTAGCAGAAGTGATACAGCATGTGAAAGAGTTGAAGCGTCAAACATCATTAATATCAGAAACATGTCAAGTTCCAACGGAATGTGATGAGTTAACAGTGGATGCTGcaaatgatgaagatgatgaagaatatGGAAATGGAAACAAGTTTATTCTCAAAGCCTCACTTTGCTGTGATGATAGGTCAGATCTTTTACCGGAACTAATCAAGACACTGAAAGCATTAAGGTTAAGGACAGTGAAAGCTGATATAACAACACTTGGAGGACGTGTTAAGAATGTTTTGTTCATCACTGGTGAAGATCATGATCATGAATATTGCATTAGTTCAATACAAGAAGCACTTAAAGGTGTGATGGAGAAGAGTGTTGGAGATGAATCAGCTTCTGGAAGTGTTAAGAGACAAAGGACTAATATAATATCTATATCTAATTAG